ATTTGCATGTTACTATAAGACCATCAAGTGAATATACGCTTggaataattttaatatcttttatGGCATCTGTTGTTTTTATTGTTGGAGAATTACATAAAGCtatgaaaagaatatatgtatatagaatattcaaaaatatttttataaaaaattataatcataatataacaaaatattataccTTTTGGAACAGCAAATTATATGCATTTGAACAATATGAACCTGAATgtattgttttatttaataaatataatttatatgaaaaatataatttacaCAAAACGTCTATATGGAATTCTTTAAAAGGATCcaatttaaataatttaaagGAGTATAAAATCAATATTTTGGATAcaaattatgaaaaaagtaatataaataataatgaagaattAATCAAATATTTTGATTTGAAAAAGGAAACATGCTTATGTAATCgaaatatgataaataaatcaaaagGTGATTTTGTTGTTAGTCaatatttacaaataagatataattttatgaataaaattaaaaaaagaaataaagaattatatgaaaaaatgttaaattataatttttttaatgatCCTTTAGATATATCTTATAAAACGAAAAAATTTcaatatgaaaaattaattgATATATGTAAAGATATGAAGTTTGATAAAAACCGTTTATGTCTCTTTCATAAATCAAGaattatattaacatatttatatttattatctcCTTATCCacaatttatattttatgtaatCAGTCCTCTAGTTTTTATTAAGCCACAAAAATATTGTGATGAGTATGACATACCTTTAGTactaaataatatgttaaaaaatagaaatttctataaaaaaaatgcacaaatatgtattaattaTGCTTTTGCCCACTTTATATCATCTGGAGATAAAACAACTAATCTAGTAATTACAGCTAAGATAAGTGGTACTATGGTCAATATCAGCAAACATAATTTGTTATTACTTTTACCCCTTAGTAAAAGAGTTGATATATTAGATTACtctaaaaataatgaatatgatataaaagaagaaatattaaatgaatattttattttagGTAATCCATATACAcctattaatattattgcTTATAGTTTTCAAGActatgataatataaaaaaaaattcacATATTACTATATCAGGGGCTTTTATAAAACGATATGATCAAAAATATGTAACGTATAATACTATAACAAAAATCTATGATGAAAAAACACATTGTACAAATAATCATTCCTTTGAACATAAAGGAAAATTGTTATGCTTCTGTGATATTCTATccaaacaaaaaaatacaaattgTTTATATCCATTTTGTGAAAAgacaaaaaaattttgttatttaaatgaagaatGTATAAATGGAGAATGTGTTTGTATTAAGGGGTATTCAAGAAATCCAATGAGTTCTATATGTGAGCAAAATAACGAATGTGTATTAGATCCTAACAACACATGCGAAAGCCCAGGAAAATGTGTACTAGCCAAAAATAGGTATATTTGTTTATGTCCTTATCCCTATGTAagaatattaaataattgtTTACATCCATTAAAGGGAATTAAAATAGggttatatatttttaataattttcataatcATTTCTCAAATGACGAAGATGACGCTTCGAAAAAGGAGAGGTTTTATTCAAATGTTTTTGGGTCCATGTCAGACTACATAAAGGAAGCAATAAATGACGTAAtgacatatataaatatatatatgtgatatATATGTGGTATATATGTGGTATATATGTGGTATATATGTGGTATATATGTGGTATATATGTGGTATATATGTGATATATATGTGGTATATATGCGATATATATGcgatatatatatgatatatatgcGATATATATGCGATATATATGCgatatatatgtgatacATATGCgatatatatgtgatatatatatttttatatgatctAGATATGCATACATAGTTTTATAAAATAGTaaatcattttatattttgttcattaCTATCGTTTTCAGATTACTAAACACGACTTAAAATTAAGAGTTCACGTCAAAcccataaaaaaaatgaaaaacGCTCTAAAGGCAACAGTAATAATTAGCCAAAGAAATAATCCTAATGAGCCTACACCTATAGAAGTATTTAACATATTTCTAAATCAATTAAGTGATTCAACATCAGCTTTGAATAATGgatttttttcttattttgCACGTTTCACATATATTGATTATGTGGAATCTTTTTCTAGAAATGACCATGTCATACCTTTTTACCAGAactatataaaatatataccCATATTTCTCTTAAAAATTTTCCAAGGAGATTCATTTAAtgatatatcatttatagcttgtgttaattttattatactCATTGGAGTCACTTTTCTTTTACTTTcttattttgtttatttatttgttaaaTTGAAATTCTTCCAAGTACAAAGGGTCAAAGctttttaaaacaaaaaattaagaaaaGGCATGATTGGAGCGAAATAATGTGTATAATACAAAGGAAGGGAATAAAGACACCACGTACTTATGTTACGAAGCTCATCacatttaaaaagaaatattacatatatatatatatatatatatatatatatattttatatataagtcATTTTTGcaaatgaatatatatatttatatatcattaaaaattataagatAAAAACATGAAGctgaaatatatttttaaatataagaaaacatatattatattatttaattatttattattattataatttttttttttttttgatatttatatatgtatttttaagTTGTTTTTTCTATACTTACGATAAGATCTTAAGTACAATATAGtaaatgtttattattccaaagaaaaatgaagcatatataaaatgtgCATATATACAACGATTACATCATATTGGTATACAATATTGTTAGGTTATGAAGATCTTCacatttaaaaagaaatattacattatatatatatatatatatatatatatatatatatatatatattaatatatagtaggataaaataaaaaaatcGGTTACAAATAAAGTTAGTACaaacaaaataatgtaatataaataaaaatactaatgaaaaaaattaaaagttaaataaataaataaataaactttgtatatatatgaactAATGAAAATCTTTAGGATATAtgaaagaaatatataaaaagcATTTCTTATAAATACTTATTT
Above is a genomic segment from Plasmodium reichenowi strain SY57 chromosome 9, whole genome shotgun sequence containing:
- a CDS encoding hypothetical protein (conserved Plasmodium protein, unknown function~part of same gene as PRSY57_0916400A~gap found within coding sequence) codes for the protein STYYTKKSYDAISIENKIISNIYLLYLTKNIFKYIIFARYNPLKNYSLHKNINFDSVLLNMISTFTNEELYDYTTYFKKITKKDMNKIKDKKKIERMDIFDIFIIPSTNYIKFESILSKLFKALFDCGGKHISKLLKIAILRSHYDMLYNFNCYNYQLYSFLTNLLDLHEYFYEYADLSDLFKESQIILKELIKLTLQEMNNLIPFNEDKYMIKYLIIILYFGNDMFCLDKENSVYIQLIHELRPLNIFHAIILAYLSGDKVGTLCTRIDMTKEDKSIIYVKKDNVHRDKDITSYKYDNINYITYDDDNYYIQYKCTGNCNKNDYALSFIKKFNNKYYGDLHVTIRPSSEYTLGIILISFMASVVFIVGELHKAMKRIYVYRIFKNIFIKNYNHNITKYYTFWNSKLYAFEQYEPECIVLFNKYNLYEKYNLHKTSIWNSLKGSNLNNLKEYKINILDTNYEKSNINNNEELIKYFDLKKETCLCNRNMINKSKGDFVVSQYLQIRYNFMNKIKKRNKELYEKMLNYNFFNDPLDISYKTKKFQYEKLIDICKDMKFDKNRLCLFHKSRIILTYLYLLSPYPQFIFYVISPLVFIKPQKYCDEYDIPLVLNNMLKNRNFYKKNAQICINYAFAHFISSGDKTTNLVITAKISGTMVNISKHNLLLLLPLSKRVDILDYSKNNEYDIKEEILNEYFILGNPYTPINIIAYSFQDYDNIKKNSHITISGAFIKRYDQKYVTYNTITKIYDEKTHCTNNHSFEHKGKLLCFCDILSKQKNTNCLYPFCEKTKKFCYLNEECINGECVCIKGYSRNPMSSICEQNNECVLDPNNTCESPGKCVLAKNRYICLCPYPYVRILNNCLHPLKGIKIGLYIFNNFHNHFSNDEDDASKKERFYSNVFGSMSDYIKEAINDITKHDLKLRVHVKPIKKMKNALKATVIISQRNNPNEPTPIEVFNIFLNQLSDSTSALNNGFFSYFARFTYIDYVESFSRNDHVIPFYQNYIKYIPIFLLKIFQGDSFNDISFIACVNFIILIGVTFLLLSYFVYLFVKLKFFQVQRVKAF